The following DNA comes from Kryptolebias marmoratus isolate JLee-2015 linkage group LG23, ASM164957v2, whole genome shotgun sequence.
gtttaaagataGGGCTCGAGTTCCCGTTGACGTTAgtccagaccaataaaaatcgaGTTTTcaaactctaaaaataaaaactagctgttacccctgtggttttttaaaaatgtgctgtaaaaataaagttgatcgattaattgattgattgaatgtTGCCAAAAAATCGCCAAAATTCCAACAAGCTGCGTCTCATTTCGaagtttctggaaaaaaaaaatcctcgcTGCGACTGATTTTGCCGGCACGCCAAGTACCAATTTGAGTGTTGCTTGGAAATcgaccatttttctctgctgggaaATCCCGTCATATAATGTTTGGCGTCATTATAAAGCTTTTTATAGGGTTGCTTGGTTTGATTTGCTTggaaatcaaacatttctatCTGGATTTAAGGTTCATTTTCTCTCACAAAGTGAGCAAACTGCCCCAAACTGAACTCAAAGGGTAAAAAATCGGCGTCGGTATCAGCCCCAGAAAAGGATAATCGGTCCACCTTCCGATCGGAACGCCGCCGGGTGTCGCCGTTTTCTCACGTGCTTGTCTCCCCCGTGTCGCAGCCTGTCCCTGTGCGCCGAGCCCATGGCCATGCGGGTCGCCGTGCGCTGCGTCGCCGTCACCAAGGAGCAGAGCCACGTCCTGGTGGGCCTGGAGGACGGCAAGCTGATCATCGTGGGCGTGGGCCGGCCGGCGGAGGTAAAGAGCTCGCTGCGCAGCTACATCGCCCAGAGCCTGGAGGGCTCGCCGCTCCTGGCGTCGCCGCTGCTCGCCCCGCTGCGGGCCCGCTCGCCGACGCGCCTGCTGCACCAGCGGGACCGGCTGCTGTTCAGCCCGCAGAAACCGTAGCGCCCCTTCTCccgtctgtttgttttatttttatgtttcacgTGTTCGCCCACCTCGCCTCCTCAGGGACGGGCGTCACTTAAAGACGTTACCGAGCCGCTGCCGCCAGAAACTAAACTGTGACCTGAACTTTAcgcaccaaacaaacaaattaacacTAAAGCCATAAACAATGAGTGCCATCGTCgagtttaatgtttgtgtttcatctttttgttgtcATTGCATCACGTTAGTTGCTCCATTCATCACTTCATATcctccattttttctttttttctccccttcctccctcctcttcctcctcctcctccgtttcCCAGATGCGCTCAAGCCAGATCACGCGGAAGCTGTGGGGCTCCGGCAAGAAGCTGAGTCAGATCTCCACGGAGGCGGAGTACAACCCCCACGACGACAACAACTGACCCCTcccccttcctcttcctcctcctcctcctcctcccgtcaCCCGTCTGTCGCCTTTTTGCTTCGGTTCCTTTATCTTCCTCCAGCTCCACCTGTTTTCTGACCGCACGACGCCGGCGCCGTGGCTCCGCCCCTCCGAACTACCTCCGCCCCCTCGGCTACACCCGGAACGCTGCCgctcttcttctttatttccaTTTCGCCATCGTTCCGCACAGTCagcccaaaataaaacacttttttttttaaaagaactgcttttaacaatgaatattttacctgttgcagatggatcttctagtttaattctgaccagactgacgagctaacggctagtctgagcagcgccaaaataaaaacaaaacaagccagTTGTCAGTTTCTTATTACAGTTAGAGTTCGGTTGTTATTCGCAGGGGTCGgttggcagcagcagctagccgTAGCCCCTCCGGCGCAGCCTGGCGGGCTTCCTGCGGGCATATCGCGCCGTTTCCGTCAAAATAATCACGCAACGCAGGCAAGGGTTCGTAAAACGGCGTTCGTGGAAACGGCTTTGAAATGTTTGGGgttcaagttgttttaaaatggcggCGATCTGCTTTGGTCGTAGCCTCGtcgactagccgttagctcatcagacCCGTTGGAAAAGCTAACCGCTAGTCCGAATGTAGCGAAGACCCGAATGGGTTCCTGCGATCTTTAAATCAACGTCAGCGGGttcaaaaaaccttttattcgcaactcttttatttacattacCTTTTACGGTTATTTGTTAGCCAACAAAAAagccacagcagcagctagccgTGGCACTTCCTGTGACGTCCCGAGGcatttttggcaaaaatatcttaatttatttattttttttgctggaatAACAGAGTAAAGtagtttgttttaagatggaagCCATCCACTTTAATGCTAGCCTCGccgactagccgttagctcgtcaatctggtcggagctaacggctagtccgaatGTGAACGGTTCACGTGATTGAaacagctagctgtggcacttcctgGGGcatttttggcaaaaatatCCTATTCTTTTTTAGATGCCGGACATCCACTTTAATGCTAGCCTCGccaactagccgttagctctgaccagactgacgagctaacggctagtctgaatgtGAACGAAACAGCTAGCTGTGACATTTCCTGAGGcatttttggcaaaaatataaattattttaagatggcagagaTCCACTTTAGTCCTAGCTTTGCCGACTAGCCGTtagttctgaccagactgacgagctaacggctagtccgaatGTGAGCGGTTCACGTGAACAAaacagctagctgtggcactttcTGGGGcatttttggcaaaaatatgatttattttaagacGGCAGCCATAAACCTTAATGCTAGCCTCGccaactagccgttagctctgatcagactgacgagctaacggctagtccgaatGTCAACAGTTCACGTGAACGAAACggctagctgtggcacttcctgAGGcatttttggcaaaaatatCCTATTTTTTTAGATGCCGGACAACCACTTTAATGCTAGCCTCGccgactagccgttagctcgtcagtcaggtcgaagctaatggctagtctgaatgtgAACGGTTCACGTGAACGAAACggctagctgtggcacttcctgGGGCAATTTtggcaaaaatataaattattttaagatggcagagaTCCACTTTAGTCCTAGCTTTgctgactagccgttagctcgtcagtctagtcggagctaacggctagtccgaatGTGAACGGTTCATATGAACAAaacagctagctgtggcacttcctgAGGCATTTTTGGCAAacatatgatttattttaagatggcggCCATAAACTTTAATGCTAGCCTCGccgattagccgttagctcgtcagtctggtcagaactaaactcaaagagctatccacagcaggtaagatactgctTGTGACCTTTCGTCCCTCTCACCGCGAGAACAAACTCTCTGCCTTTCTCTGTTCGTTCGAttcgttgttgtttttgttgttttttaatcgtCTCTTTGAGTTCGTTCGGTTCGGCGTttcgttttctttaaaagacacTAACTTATCAGCAGGACACTACATTCTCGAACCACGAAAAAGCACCTCTGTGCTCCACTGAATGTCTTTAAGTTACTTGAATCCGTGTTTATTTATGAGTAgcatttattccttttttttttcgtctttaattttaaatcacatATCGTCTCTTGAAGACTTTCAGCGCGGCACATTTGAAACGAACGAAAAGGAGGAACTATTCAAGGGCTTTATGAGATGTCAGTGTTAGTAGCAATACTTTGTGTGCCtgattttgttctattttttttcccgTTTTCCAGTCTTCCTATTTAACGACGTCCCGTTCTGTTCCGCGCATCGTGACTGACTCgtttttttgattttacaaGGTTTGCACGCCTTGTTTAAGTTGCATAGGAGATTTTTTTTGAAGCAGCTATGAATGCACCGTAACTGCGAGgaattgtatgttttatttccgAATTTTTCGATTCCGTGAACGCGATCGCTCCAGTTTCTCCTCCGTctacgttttttttaaatttaatttaaatttcacaGCAAGATTTCTGTGAAAGGTGCTTTGTTGATTAATTTGTCCGCGTTTCGTCCTCGGATCACACGACCACTGTTCGACTTGTTCCATGACTGCAACAAACGGAGTGCCTTTATCCCAAATAAAGCtcgattttattttatttttttgtcattaccAAAGCCGAACGTCCCCCAAATACCACCTGAAAGCAGCATTCCACGTCTTCAACCAACAGTGTCAACGGGAACCAATATTGTAGGACTTCTactaaaaagaaatatatatatatatatatatatatatatatatatatatatatatatatatatatatccaaaACTACTATTTTGTGTCTTAGCTGCATCCTTTGTGACTGTCACCAAAATGGATGTGTATATCTGTGATTatttatgaatatatatatatatatatataagatgtacagcatgatttttattttctcgtccttttttttgcactttccAGGTActtaaattttaacaaattgtTTTAACTCGGCTCTCGAAATCTGTACAAACTGCTTTGTATTACACATGTGGGAAATGATCATTAAAGTCTTGTCTAAATGCCACGACTCGCTTTAATaatcaataaagaaaaaacaaaaagcacacgAGTGAAATGCCTTGGTTTATTTAAGGAGACAAAGGACCGTCTGAGACGTGGACGACAGTCTCGTCTCGACTTGTTTCTCTTTCACGCGGTGGCGGGAAACGAGCAGACGGACGCCCGCTTTAGCTCGCAGTCGGCCGCCGTCCACCAGCTGTCgcctgggagaaaaaaaaaagtgagcgGGGACAGAGATTAGTTGAGCTGAGTCGCTTCAAGCGCGTTTATTTTGTAGCATATAAACCGTCCGTGAACTTCAATGAAAGTGGGAAGCCCTGGGGGCGTTATGAgcagctaatatcttacctgttgtaggtagctcctTGAACGACCCGAGTTTGACCGGCTAGGTGGCGCTACAGCTAGCTATTGACGCTATTAGCGCATGCTAACCATTTAGTCAAATGAGTCAAAAGTAGATTTTCATAAAAGCACgttttcataaacctttacgctGCCATCGATGTGTCATGACGCAGGTAACGGCACAGAATGTCGAGCTGCTAGCTAGCGCCaattacagctagctgctagtGTCGCAAGTGTTAGTGGCTCGGCCGTGTAACTCAAAATtgactgtaaaagtttataaaacaaagtttatacGAACTGCGATTAGATTTTTGAGCTTGGAGTTGCTCAAAGATGGCAGAAAATGCTCTTTAGCCAAGCTAGCCATCGGCTATGTGGCACTACAGCTAGCTATTGTTGCTTTTAGCGCATGCTAATAACCATTTAGTCAAATGAGTCAAAAGTAGATTTGTCGCGTTCGAGCACGTTTTCTTAAACCTTTACGCTGCCGTCGATGTGTCGTGACACAGGTAACAGCACAGATTGTTGAGCTGCTAGCTAGCGCCAAATGCAGCTAGCTGCAAGTGTTAGCAGCTTGGCCGTGTAACTCAAAATTGAcggtaaaagtttataaaacatcgTTTACTCGAACCACGGTGAGATGTTTGAGCTTAGAGTTGCTCTAAGATGGCAGAAAATGCTCTTTAACCAAGCTAGCCATTAGCTAGgtggtgctacagctagctattGTTGCTATTAGCGCATGCTAATAACCATTTAGTCACAAGTAGATTTGTCGCGTTCGAGCACGTTTTCTTAATCCTTTCCGCTGCCGTCGATGTGTCATGACGCAGGTAATGGCACAATGTCGAGCTGCTAGCTAGCGCCAAatacagctagctgctagtGCCGCAAGTGTTAGCAACTCAAAATtgactgtaaaagtttataaaacatcgTTTATGCGAACCACAGTAAGATTTTTGAGCTTGGAGTTGCTCTAAGATGgcagaaaatgctttttatccAAGCTAGCCATTGGTAGGTGGCGCTACAGCTAGCTATTGTTGCTATTAGCGCATGCTAATAACCATTTGTTACACGAACAACAGCGACATTTTCTTGGTTGCTGCCAACTTAACGCGACTCCATACTGCTTTGGATtcagattagccgttagcttgttaGCTCAGGTCGTTCAAAAAGCTCcctacataataataataacctaATTGCAAAGCGGCACACTCGGTATGCTTAGGTGCGTAAAGACATGCAGTGAGTGTATTTCATACCCATCTTGAACATCTCAACACAGATGGGTTTGTCGGCGTGAACGTTGGGGTGACCCGGCATCCAGGCGGCGTAGCTCCACTCCGACCCGTCGACCCACGAGGCCCGCTGGTTCTGAAGCGGCATGTGAACAATCATAAGCGCCAAGCCTGGTTTTAACATGTCATTCCGTAAACTAACAACGTGGAGACTCGATGTTGGTGTCCCAGTGAAGCTGTCAGATGTTTGCTTGTTCATCATTTTTGATATAAACGTTTAAAGGTCGATGCTTTCCCAAGGTAAAGATAATATTATCTGTCTCGGTGATAACATATCTGATGACTCTCCTTGGCCTCCTTACGGCTCCACGGGTACACGGCCGGTCCGCTTGCGTCACAGAAAGCCCTTGAATTGAAATAATTGCTTCACTTTCCCCTGGATGTACTTTTTTCAGAGGCTTTGAGACTTCACACAAGTTTCGGTTACTTATCTCCAGATTAGAGGCCGGGGGTAGGTGGATATGAAAAGCACTTGCCTTGACGGTGGCTCCCAACCAGGTCAGCGCGGGTTTACTCCGGCCGCCATCGGTCGCCAGAGAAACCAGGCGGGAATGCAGGTCGCTGTTTGTTACAGAGGCGAGCTCAGCTTTGGGAGCGATTTTTCTGCATGAAGCCTGTGAAGTAACAAccacagacaataaaacaaagcatataTATAGGCAGAAATATGTAGTTTTGCTGTGGCAGTGGTATAACCTGGGCATCTTTGAAGGCCAGCGGCGTGGGGTTGAACTGGTAGCATCTGCCGTCAATGATCTTGCCCTTACAGGCCCCCGTCTGTGTTTGGACTCTGGCAGTGGAAGGTTCAGTTCCTTGCCTAAAACCTGCCGGGATCCCCATCTTTGGTTCTGTTCCCTGTCTGAAACCAGCCGGGATCCCCATCTTTGGTTCTGTTCCCTGTCTGAAACCAGCCGGAATCCCCATCTTTGGCTCAGTTCCCTGTCTAAAACCAACTGGGACCACTGGTTCTGGCTCAGTTCCCTGTCTGAAACCAGCCGGGATCCCCATTTTGGGCTCTGTTCCCTGTCTGAAACCAGCTGGGATCCCCATTTTTGGCTCTGTTCCCTGTCTGAAACCAGTTGGAATCCCCATTTTGGGCTCTGTTCCCTGTCTGAAACCAGCCGGGATCCCCATTTTGGGCTCTGTTCCCTGTCTGAAACCAGTTGGAATTCCCATTTTCGGCTCTGTTCCCTGTCTGAAACCAGTTGGAATCCCCATTTTGGGCTCTGTTCCCTGTCTGAAACCTTCAGGGAGATGAGGTTTTCCCATACGAACCCAACCCTCACCATTCCTCTGGGCTGGAACGTCGCttgcaactaaaaaaaaaaaaaaaaacatggaagtATTTTTAATTAGAAAGACTTATTCAAGCGATACATATTTAAATACGAacaacagcattaaaaaaaaatctggtccGGCCACCTTGCATTGTTCAAAAATTACGGGCAAAGATCTTGTTTTATGGGTGCTGCCacgttgtatttttggaaccaggtTATGCTCAGTAGAGCTGTAgagctttaagccccgcctactttCCTACATACAACCATGGGGTCAATGACCTTTCATTAAACCGAAAAAAAGagtaattacagctaaatgtgttaGAAAACTGAACACTTGAACAACGCTCGTTCATTTTCGTGGAGGGGGTGGGGCTTAAAACTTGTATTGGAGCCAGCTGGTTCCGATCCGGCTTCAGCTTCTTGGTTCGGATGGTATGTCTAGTTTTCTTTTACGATCGATGAGTTACATCAAACACTCGAGGCTCATAAAACCATGAACGTATCTCGAGCGTTAGCTCGTTAGCTTAGCAGCGTTTTTCTCCTCACCCGCTCTGCGGCCCATCTCGCTGACGTGTTCCTTCACCAAGCCGGTGTTCAGGTCCACAAGGAGCTTCCTGGAGGGCTCGGTACCTTGTCTGAAGGCACTGGGAACGGGCCCATCCGCGTCCGAATGTCCCACGCCCCGTAAACAGTCGTCAGGGAGCCGATGGATCGGAAGAGCTCGGAGACCTGAAGGAAGAAGTCAGGTCTTTTTTTAGCGCCGAAGatgttaaaaaacagcaaagatacAAATCTGATCTAAAAAACAGAGATGGAGCAGATCggaggaacaaaaaaagattaaaaatacttttcagaaatcagaattttttatgacaaaacatTACATGAAACCAAAATCACaagaacaaaactgttttttattgacCCCAACATgtttattaggcccgagcagcgacagcgctgcgaaggcctattggatctgctatgtttcttattattattaggcccgagcagcgacagcgctgcgaaggcctattggatctgctatgtttcttattattacgaTTCTTTGCGTTCTTAAAACGCTAATTTGGAGGTCTAAACATATTCCAAAAGTCACCAAATTTCACCGAAAATTGTCCCCCGCGAGAAATAACNNNNNNNNNNNNNNNNNNNNNNNNNNNNNNNNNNNNNNNNNNNNNNNNNNNNNNNNNNNNNNNNNNNNNNNNNNNNNNNNNNNNNNNNNNNNNNNNNNNNNNNNNNNNNNNNNNNNNNNNNNNNNNNNNNNNNNNNNNNNNNNNNNNNNNNNNNNNNNNNNNNNNNNNNNNNNNNNNNNNNNNNNNNNNNNNNNNNNNNNNNNNNNNNNNNNNNNNNNNNNNNNNNNNNNNNNNNNNNNNNNNNNNNNNNNNNNNNNNNNNNNNNNNNNNNNNNNNNNNNNNNNNNNNNNNNNNNNNNNNNNNNNNNNNNNNNNNNNNNNNNNNNNNNNNNNNNNNNNNNNNNNNNNNNNNNNNNNNNNNNNNNNNNNNNNNNNNNNNNNNNNNNNNNNNNNNNNNNNNNNNNNNNNNNNNNNNNNNNNNNNNNNNNNNNNNNNNNNNNNNNNNNNNNNNNNNNNNNNNNNNNNNNNNNNNNNNNNNNNNNNNNNNNNNNNNNNNNNNNNNNNNNNNNNNNNNNNNNNNNNNNNNNNNNNNNNNNNNNNNNNNNNNNNNNNNNNNNNNNNNNNNNNNNNNNNNNNNNNNNNNNNNNNNNNNNNNNNNNNNNNNNNNNNNNNNNNNNNNNNNNNNNNNNNNNNNNNNNNNNNNNNNNNNNNNNNNNNNNNNNNNNNNNNNNNNNNNNNNNNNNNNNNNNNNNNNNNNNNNNNNNNNNNNNNNNNNNNNNNNNNNNNNNNNNNNNNNNNNNNNNNNNNNNNNNNNNNNNNNNNNNNNNNNNNNNNNNNNNNNNNNNNNNNNNNNNNNNNNNNNNNNNNNNNNNNNNNNNNNNNNNNNNNNNNNNNNNNNNNNNNNNNNNNNNNNNNNNNNNNNNNNNNNNNNNNNNNNNNNNNNNNNNNNNNNNNNNNNNNNNNNNNNNNNNNNNNNNNNNNNNNNNNNNNNNNNNNNNNNNNNNNNNNNNNNNNNNNNNNNNNNNNNNNNNNNNNNNNNNNNNNNNNNNNNNNNNNNNNNNNNNNNNNNNNNNNNNNNNNNNNNNNNNNNNNNNNNNNNNNNNNNNNNNNNNNNNNNNNNNNNNNNNNNNNNNNNNNNNNNNNNNNNNNNNNNNNNNNNNNNNNNNNNNNNNNNNNNNNNNNNNNNNNNNNNNNNNNNNNNNNNNNNNNNNNNNNNNNNNNNNNNNNNNNNNNNNNNNNNNNNNNNNNNNNNNNNNNNNNNNNNNNNNNNNNNNNNNNNNNNNNNNNNNNNNNNNNNNNNNNNNNNNNNNNNNNNNNNNNNNNNNNNNNNNNNNNNNNNNNNNNNNNNNNNNNNNNNNNNNNNNNNNNNNNNNNNNNNNNNNNNNNNNNNNNNNNNNNNNNNNNNNNNNNNNNNNNNNNNNNNNNNNNNNNNNNNNNNNNNNNNNNNNNNNNNNNNNNNNNNNNNNNNNNNNNNNNNNNNNNNNNNNNNNNNNNNNNNNNNNNNNNNNNNNNNNNNNNNNNNNNNNNNNNNNNNNNNNNNNNNNNNNNNNNNNNNNNNNNNNNNNNNNNNNNNNNNNNNNNNNNNNNNNNNNNNNNNNNNNNNNNNNNNNNNNNNNNNNNNNNNNNNNNNNNNNNNNNNNNNNNNNNNNNNNNNNNNNNNNNNNNNNNNNNNNNNNNNNNNNNNNNNNNNNNNNNNNNNNNNNNNNNNNNNNNNNNNNNNNNNNNNNNNNNNNNNNNNNNNNNNNNNNNNNNNNNNNNNNNNNNNNNNNNNNNNNNNNNNNNNNNNNNNNNNNNNNNNNNNNNNNNNNNNNNNNNNNNNNNNNNNNNNNNNNNNNNNNtgactccccatgggtcaacTATCAGCCTTAACTTCAAGttaacaaggtcaaaggtcacgagagcccatgtgctctaactcttcaaccgttagacgtaggaaggtcaaacctcacaccatggcacaggactggtattgatcctgactgaagggaatttgggacatttgctgtaaaagccacctagtgga
Coding sequences within:
- the LOC108251786 gene encoding pulmonary surfactant-associated protein D; translated protein: MLTLTLLILTLSGLRALPIHRLPDDCLRGVGHSDADGPVPSAFRQGTEPSRKLLVDLNTGLVKEHVSEMGRRAVASDVPAQRNGEGWVRMGKPHLPEGFRQGTEPKMGIPTGFRQGTEPKMGIPTGFRQGTEPKMGIPAGFRQGTEPKMGIPTGFRQGTEPKMGIPAGFRQGTEPKMGIPAGFRQGTEPKMGIPAGFRQGTEPKMGIPAGFRQGTEPKMGIPAGFRQGTEPSTARVQTQTGACKGKIIDGRCYQFNPTPLAFKDAQASCRKIAPKAELASVTNSDLHSRLVSLATDGGRSKPALTWLGATVKNQRASWVDGSEWSYAAWMPGHPNVHADKPICVEMFKMGDSWWTAADCELKRASVCSFPATA